Proteins encoded by one window of Candidatus Odinarchaeum yellowstonii:
- a CDS encoding class I SAM-dependent methyltransferase — protein sequence MIKFITFFKGKKIRWLDVGCGMGYLIKDAVEEGIDAYGLELSSYAIENSAMNDRILRGSIINIPYCGKIFDVVSAIDVIEHIDKKDAERTLLELYRILKPGGICILTTPNPAHQRDWIYDLTHVNVRKPEYWRRLLQKCGFKVKIAYIPSFIKYYLYTQFNVLLSIPDKIAFKLEELLRYIIGKIMLIKGRLYILAYKS from the coding sequence ATGATCAAATTCATTACCTTCTTCAAGGGTAAAAAAATTAGGTGGTTGGATGTTGGATGTGGCATGGGCTATTTAATAAAAGACGCTGTGGAAGAAGGTATAGACGCCTACGGGTTAGAGCTGTCAAGTTACGCTATAGAAAACTCGGCTATGAATGACAGAATTTTACGAGGTTCAATAATAAATATCCCGTATTGTGGCAAAATCTTTGATGTAGTTTCAGCGATAGATGTCATCGAACATATTGATAAAAAAGACGCAGAAAGAACTCTTTTAGAACTCTACAGAATTCTTAAACCAGGAGGCATTTGTATTTTAACGACTCCAAATCCAGCCCATCAACGAGATTGGATTTATGATCTTACACATGTTAATGTAAGGAAGCCTGAATATTGGAGACGCCTTTTACAAAAATGTGGGTTCAAGGTGAAAATCGCTTACATCCCTTCTTTTATTAAATATTATTTATACACACAATTTAACGTTTTATTATCTATACCAGATAAAATCGCATTTAAGTTAGAGGAACTTTTAAGATATATTATAGGTAAAATTATGTTAATTAAAGGGCGGCTTTATATTTTAGCATATAAATCTTGA
- a CDS encoding glycosyltransferase family 4 protein, which translates to MRSILSIIHNTLPGGVQRVAAMETAFLKRFGYNSSLFSILKTQKWDLFDKLNVEPKYFFNNEFFSRTFLGFLLNTRVMAKPDVIIAHNNPGAQIAFQLKKNSNKNIRVISYLHDSLVYPIAGSFYDLASKFYRKIIQKMEFKHIVASDTILVNSYFSLRMILEHQSLEGLIEKFHVLYPTVNSLIPKEKIVKDKGNYILIVGRIDHEAFYNLYKIMKAVDVPLIIAGYAHPLNPNSKKIFRLFKSLKGKNIKFIFSPSDTQLFELYRNALLFVYPGHENFNMSAMEAMSFGCPILIENTSGICELLPQKLRRKICLDKDDVWEWVEKIKWIVDNNRSYNLGIECWEVSQSYNLNTHMNKLVKILEEVL; encoded by the coding sequence ATGAGAAGTATTCTTTCTATTATTCATAACACGCTACCAGGAGGTGTTCAAAGAGTTGCCGCGATGGAAACAGCGTTTTTAAAGAGGTTTGGTTATAATTCCTCACTTTTTTCAATTCTAAAAACCCAAAAATGGGACTTGTTCGACAAGCTTAATGTTGAACCGAAATATTTTTTCAACAATGAATTTTTCAGCAGAACGTTTTTAGGATTCCTTTTAAATACCAGAGTTATGGCTAAACCTGATGTTATTATAGCACATAACAATCCGGGAGCTCAAATAGCTTTTCAGTTAAAAAAGAATTCAAACAAAAATATACGTGTAATTTCTTATCTGCATGACTCTTTGGTATATCCTATTGCGGGTTCATTTTACGATTTAGCCTCAAAATTCTATAGGAAGATTATTCAGAAAATGGAGTTTAAGCACATAGTAGCCTCTGATACTATTTTGGTAAATAGTTATTTTTCGCTGAGAATGATATTAGAGCATCAAAGTCTAGAAGGTTTAATTGAAAAGTTTCATGTTCTATACCCTACTGTTAATTCTCTAATTCCTAAGGAGAAAATTGTAAAAGATAAAGGAAATTATATTCTTATTGTTGGTCGGATAGATCACGAGGCGTTTTATAATCTTTATAAAATTATGAAAGCAGTTGATGTGCCTTTAATAATTGCGGGATATGCGCATCCCTTAAATCCTAATTCTAAAAAAATATTTAGATTGTTCAAGTCATTGAAGGGAAAAAACATTAAATTTATTTTCTCACCTTCTGATACTCAGTTATTTGAATTATATAGGAACGCTCTCTTGTTTGTTTATCCAGGACATGAGAATTTTAATATGAGCGCTATGGAAGCCATGTCCTTTGGTTGTCCTATTCTCATAGAGAATACTTCTGGTATATGTGAGCTTCTGCCTCAAAAATTGAGGCGCAAGATTTGTTTAGATAAAGATGATGTTTGGGAGTGGGTTGAAAAAATTAAGTGGATAGTTGATAATAATAGAAGTTACAATTTAGGTATAGAATGCTGGGAGGTCTCTCAGAGTTACAACTTGAATACACACATGAACAAGCTCGTAAAAATATTGGAGGAAGTATTATGA
- a CDS encoding CDP-alcohol phosphatidyltransferase family protein: MDRLERMLTRKYTWDEVKCSSKMKDGIIALYLYRKFAYVLTYFLVNVGNVSANQVTLLAFASWASSAILIWFDQNIVASILIFLGFVLDCTDGNIARLKNQVSKKGKLLDTISDRISYLSILLVLAVKISFIYPAPHLIALAGLLIVLLIIIDVVRRHVEKIVASDIHDTHVINNFESKIKAKLKKIIPFINWENIIIGIGADLEWTLLIITVIFPLIFIFILYILILLIGLGIFLITVSLIGYLNSKKGRGTI; this comes from the coding sequence ATGGATAGGTTAGAGAGAATGTTAACCAGAAAGTATACTTGGGATGAAGTTAAGTGTTCTTCTAAGATGAAAGATGGCATTATTGCACTTTATCTTTATCGAAAATTTGCATATGTGCTTACTTATTTTTTAGTAAATGTTGGTAATGTCTCCGCTAATCAAGTGACTTTGCTAGCTTTTGCATCTTGGGCGTCTTCAGCAATATTGATTTGGTTCGACCAAAATATAGTAGCAAGTATTCTGATTTTCCTAGGATTTGTACTTGACTGTACAGATGGTAATATTGCAAGGTTAAAAAATCAAGTTTCTAAAAAAGGCAAGTTATTAGATACAATATCAGATAGGATTAGTTATTTATCTATATTACTTGTTTTGGCTGTAAAAATTTCATTTATATATCCGGCTCCACATCTAATCGCTTTAGCTGGCTTGCTTATAGTCTTATTAATTATTATTGATGTAGTTAGACGACACGTTGAAAAAATTGTAGCGTCTGATATTCACGATACTCATGTAATTAATAATTTCGAATCGAAGATAAAAGCTAAATTGAAAAAAATAATACCTTTCATTAACTGGGAAAACATTATAATTGGTATTGGCGCTGACTTAGAGTGGACCCTACTAATAATTACAGTGATATTTCCCTTAATTTTTATATTTATTTTATATATTTTAATACTTTTGATTGGGCTGGGTATATTTCTGATCACAGTTTCATTAATCGGTTATTTAAACAGTAAAAAAGGGCGAGGTACTATATGA
- a CDS encoding phosphocholine cytidylyltransferase family protein, which yields MKAVILAAGVNRRLRALAKEIPKCLLKIGNITIIDYQISILSSVGNFKFQDIFIIGGYKIEKLDYLKSFGVNIVYNPKFEVFNNIYSFYLIKNFISEDFILFNGDTVADRRILEFLLMSNNKTIFAVDNVKKLGWEEMKVLVKDNKILKFGKELNPNTAQGEYIGWAKFGWKDATVIFNYIDKLLTEGKTGIWYENAINYVLDEICAFPIYTNGLPWIEIDTPEDYEEAKKLQDKLLYTY from the coding sequence ATGAAAGCTGTGATCTTGGCCGCTGGTGTTAACCGTCGTTTAAGAGCTTTGGCCAAAGAGATCCCTAAATGTTTATTAAAGATTGGGAACATAACCATTATAGACTATCAGATAAGTATTTTGTCTTCAGTTGGCAATTTTAAATTCCAGGATATTTTTATTATTGGTGGGTACAAAATTGAAAAATTAGATTACTTAAAGAGCTTTGGCGTGAATATAGTTTATAATCCTAAGTTTGAGGTGTTTAACAATATTTACAGTTTTTATTTGATTAAGAATTTTATTAGCGAGGATTTTATTTTGTTTAATGGTGATACAGTTGCTGATAGGAGGATTCTAGAATTTTTGTTGATGTCAAATAATAAAACAATTTTCGCTGTAGATAACGTTAAAAAGCTTGGCTGGGAAGAAATGAAGGTTTTAGTGAAGGATAATAAAATATTAAAATTTGGTAAAGAACTTAATCCGAATACTGCCCAAGGCGAGTACATAGGTTGGGCTAAGTTTGGCTGGAAGGATGCTACTGTAATTTTTAATTACATTGATAAATTGTTAACTGAAGGAAAAACAGGAATTTGGTATGAAAATGCAATTAACTATGTTTTAGACGAGATATGTGCTTTTCCTATTTATACCAACGGATTACCCTGGATAGAAATTGACACTCCTGAGGATTATGAGGAAGCTAAAAAATTGCAAGACAAGTTACTTTACACATATTAG
- a CDS encoding glycosyltransferase family 4 protein: MPNVILVWFDMRILVFNWRCWLNPFGGGAERFTYEVFSRLVRRGCSVTWFTSRFPGCLDEEVVDGIRLIRAGGRFTVYSEARKYYIKYFKDGFDIIIDEINTKPFMTVDFVRDTPIAALIHQLAREFWSYEMFFPLSVIGRYFLEDRWLRKYCSIPTITVSESTKCDLEDLGFREIYVISEGSNIKPLDELPEKEERPTIIFLGRLKRVKQPEHALKAFKHVKEEIPDARLWIIGDGPLRKRLERRAFNGVRFFGRVSEEEKINLLRRAHVLVFPGVREGWGLTVIEAASQGTPTVAYDVPGLRDSVRHMETGLLTPANDVERLAENLIKILRNSELRIAFSKRALAYSRLFNWDNTADQVFNILKNVSDSSDC, translated from the coding sequence ATGCCTAATGTGATTTTGGTGTGGTTTGATATGAGAATTCTGGTTTTTAATTGGCGTTGTTGGCTTAATCCTTTTGGAGGCGGGGCTGAAAGATTTACTTATGAAGTTTTTAGTCGCCTTGTTAGGAGGGGGTGTAGTGTTACATGGTTTACTTCCCGTTTTCCTGGCTGTTTAGACGAGGAGGTTGTGGATGGGATCCGCTTGATTAGAGCTGGTGGTAGGTTTACTGTTTACAGTGAGGCTAGAAAATATTATATAAAATATTTTAAAGATGGTTTTGATATTATTATTGATGAGATTAACACGAAGCCTTTTATGACTGTTGATTTTGTTAGGGATACTCCGATTGCTGCTTTAATTCATCAGTTAGCGCGTGAGTTTTGGAGTTATGAAATGTTTTTCCCTTTATCCGTGATCGGCCGTTATTTTCTTGAAGACAGGTGGCTTAGAAAATATTGTAGTATCCCTACTATCACGGTATCTGAGAGTACTAAGTGCGACTTAGAGGATTTAGGTTTCAGAGAGATTTATGTGATTTCAGAGGGTTCAAATATTAAACCTTTAGACGAGTTACCTGAAAAGGAGGAGAGGCCTACGATTATTTTTCTCGGCCGGCTTAAGAGAGTTAAACAACCTGAGCATGCGCTTAAAGCTTTTAAACACGTTAAAGAGGAGATTCCGGATGCTCGGCTATGGATTATAGGAGATGGGCCGCTTAGAAAGAGACTTGAGCGCCGTGCTTTTAACGGGGTTAGATTTTTTGGGCGTGTCTCTGAAGAGGAGAAAATTAATTTACTTAGAAGAGCGCATGTTTTAGTTTTTCCAGGTGTTAGGGAGGGTTGGGGGTTAACGGTTATTGAAGCTGCATCTCAGGGGACGCCTACTGTAGCTTATGATGTTCCTGGTTTAAGGGATTCTGTGAGACATATGGAGACCGGATTGTTAACTCCTGCTAATGATGTTGAGAGGCTTGCTGAAAACTTAATAAAAATTTTAAGAAACAGTGAACTGCGCATAGCTTTTTCTAAGCGTGCATTAGCGTATAGTCGCTTATTTAATTGGGATAATACAGCTGATCAGGTTTTTAATATTCTTAAAAATGTTTCCGATTCTAGTGATTGTTGA
- a CDS encoding oligosaccharide flippase family protein: MTVQLAEVFRRVVHDKGFIYVSLGTLMNTAFAGVFWFILAALLSVGEYGFINYVLAISNVGASVSILGLKTTIVTYYPREKELGVIKQAYFITFTAGLTSLIVLTVLGHFIAGLLVVVEAAFGMFLGGLLAKREYKKYAIMSSFNRVVQIGVSLLMYYMFGLTGIFAGYILVFFLFSAEYFKSLLKPDASFNKLKNKFSFTVYSYAHDITGVLAGYFDKIIVGFVSGLMVLGVYHLAFQVYWILAVLPAALLNYLLPERSGGIFKREVEVIGVLLAMSLSLLAVILAPIIVPVLFPNFTDSVILIQVMSFGLIPSTITSIRKAKVFSEERPLSALTANVVGVVVEIGGLLLLPYLLGEVGLAVAIVLGQSAIMIVLEAINRRSKNKIRKPV; encoded by the coding sequence TTGACTGTTCAACTTGCTGAAGTTTTTAGAAGGGTGGTTCATGATAAAGGGTTTATTTATGTTAGTTTAGGAACATTAATGAACACAGCGTTTGCAGGGGTGTTCTGGTTTATTTTAGCCGCTCTGCTTTCTGTAGGTGAGTATGGGTTTATAAATTATGTTTTAGCTATAAGTAATGTGGGGGCTAGTGTTTCAATTTTAGGTTTGAAGACAACTATTGTAACATATTACCCTAGGGAAAAAGAGCTGGGAGTTATAAAACAAGCGTATTTTATCACTTTTACAGCTGGTTTAACTTCGCTTATTGTTTTAACTGTTTTAGGGCATTTTATAGCGGGGTTGCTTGTTGTAGTTGAAGCTGCGTTTGGGATGTTTCTTGGAGGGCTTTTAGCTAAAAGGGAGTATAAGAAATACGCGATTATGTCTAGTTTTAATAGGGTGGTTCAGATAGGGGTCTCTCTTTTAATGTATTACATGTTTGGTTTAACAGGTATCTTCGCAGGCTATATTTTAGTCTTCTTTTTATTCTCAGCCGAGTATTTTAAGAGTCTTCTTAAACCTGACGCTTCTTTTAATAAGTTGAAGAATAAATTCTCCTTCACGGTTTACAGTTACGCTCATGATATAACAGGGGTGTTAGCCGGTTATTTTGATAAAATTATAGTCGGGTTTGTTTCAGGATTAATGGTTTTAGGGGTTTATCACCTGGCTTTTCAGGTTTACTGGATTTTAGCTGTTTTACCAGCGGCTTTACTTAATTATTTGCTTCCTGAAAGATCAGGGGGGATTTTTAAACGTGAAGTGGAGGTTATCGGCGTTCTTTTAGCTATGTCACTATCTTTGTTGGCGGTAATCTTAGCACCTATTATTGTCCCTGTTTTATTCCCTAATTTCACGGATAGTGTTATTTTAATTCAAGTTATGAGTTTCGGTTTGATTCCTTCAACAATTACAAGTATTAGGAAGGCGAAGGTGTTCAGTGAGGAGAGGCCGTTAAGCGCGCTTACTGCTAATGTTGTGGGTGTGGTTGTCGAGATAGGGGGGTTATTACTTCTCCCCTATTTGCTGGGGGAGGTGGGGTTAGCTGTCGCGATAGTGTTAGGTCAGAGTGCTATAATGATAGTGTTGGAAGCTATTAATCGGAGGAGTAAAAATAAAATTAGGAAACCGGTTTAA
- a CDS encoding glycosyltransferase family 2 protein, whose protein sequence is MRKPHLTENYKIHNILLLIILLSTPLIILKILGVSLIFFFSIIFGWVTPIILYFITGYNLLLLVIGYFKKLFKPTNLDEADYNKLPTLSIIIPVKNEEHVVGRLLKRITELNYPKEKLEVIIVEDGSTDNTKAICEEYAQKHDYIKVYTRDRSVGKPDAIEFGCQKANGEIIGVFDADSLPEKDLLIKAVNRLNNPGTAAVQGRLKALNISQTPLAEISDYEMRLNQLIAAGRNDLNLFVQLYGTNQFIKRSILQEVGSWNIHALAEDQEISIRLYKKGYYIKIFDGETYQENPANIRQFLKQRLRWYTGGFQNLRQHFNAPKNIKVGNKLVKFDIALYLLNPFFTIMGTLCLLFGIPLIFLQAPLIYTLELVLYAFIALNICLFAWAGLLAVKTRNPRKLLLAPYLYIYWFLIFLATSWALIKTYACRRLEWVKTDKTGAVTERKFLES, encoded by the coding sequence ATGAGAAAACCTCATTTAACTGAAAACTACAAGATACATAATATTCTCCTACTGATAATTTTATTATCCACTCCCCTAATTATTTTAAAAATCCTAGGCGTATCCTTAATATTTTTCTTTTCTATAATATTCGGTTGGGTTACACCGATAATACTATACTTTATAACCGGCTATAATCTTCTGCTGCTTGTAATCGGCTATTTTAAAAAATTATTTAAACCTACTAATCTAGATGAAGCGGATTATAATAAGCTCCCTACCTTATCAATAATAATCCCTGTGAAAAATGAGGAACACGTGGTGGGGCGACTCCTAAAACGAATAACGGAATTAAACTATCCTAAAGAGAAACTAGAAGTTATCATCGTGGAGGACGGTTCCACAGATAATACTAAAGCCATCTGCGAGGAATACGCTCAGAAACACGATTACATAAAGGTTTACACTCGTGATAGGAGCGTTGGAAAACCGGATGCGATAGAATTCGGCTGTCAAAAAGCTAATGGGGAGATAATAGGGGTGTTTGACGCAGACAGTCTCCCTGAAAAAGACCTGTTGATCAAAGCGGTAAACCGGCTGAATAATCCTGGAACAGCTGCTGTTCAAGGCCGGCTTAAAGCTTTAAATATTTCTCAAACACCTTTAGCCGAGATATCCGACTATGAGATGAGATTGAATCAGCTTATCGCCGCTGGTAGAAATGACTTAAATCTTTTCGTTCAATTATATGGAACAAACCAGTTTATAAAAAGAAGCATTCTCCAAGAAGTAGGCTCATGGAATATTCACGCTTTAGCTGAAGACCAGGAAATCTCCATCAGACTTTATAAAAAAGGATACTATATTAAAATATTCGACGGTGAAACCTATCAGGAGAACCCCGCTAATATCCGCCAGTTTTTAAAGCAGCGTTTAAGATGGTATACTGGAGGATTTCAGAATCTTAGACAACACTTCAATGCTCCTAAAAACATTAAAGTAGGAAACAAACTAGTGAAATTCGACATAGCATTATACTTATTAAACCCATTCTTCACTATTATGGGAACACTCTGCTTACTATTCGGCATCCCTCTAATATTCCTCCAAGCCCCTTTAATCTACACCCTAGAACTAGTATTATACGCTTTCATAGCGTTAAACATATGCTTATTTGCATGGGCTGGGCTGCTGGCTGTGAAAACCCGTAACCCGCGTAAACTACTTTTAGCCCCATATCTTTACATCTACTGGTTCCTAATATTCCTCGCTACAAGCTGGGCGCTTATAAAAACATACGCATGCAGAAGATTAGAATGGGTTAAAACAGATAAAACAGGCGCTGTCACTGAACGTAAATTTTTAGAAAGCTAA
- a CDS encoding NAD-dependent epimerase/dehydratase family protein, producing the protein MRILVTGGAGFIGSNLVRRLRDFYENVDVLDNFTTGNLDNLKGLTSRIKIINSSLKNIKGEDLAGYDYIFHLGMPSSSPMYKANPFLLSETVSEAVYMVEQLRSKDFKGKLILASSSSLYNGNSLPFTEDMNIKVTDYYTECRYYIERLLELYRQLYGLKYVVLRLFSVYGPREEYKGRYANMITQFLWSILKGETPTIYGDGEQTRDFIYVDDVIEAFILAAEKEVDGEIFNIGTGVQTSFKQVIEILNTQLKTTLNPRYISNPIKNYVQHTLADTRKASVKLGFKPKVDLKTGIRKICEYYSNIKLNL; encoded by the coding sequence TTGAGGATTCTAGTCACTGGAGGAGCGGGTTTTATAGGAAGTAATTTAGTTAGAAGGCTACGGGATTTTTATGAAAACGTTGACGTTCTAGATAATTTTACAACAGGTAATCTTGATAATCTTAAAGGATTAACAAGTAGAATTAAAATCATTAACAGTTCTTTAAAAAATATTAAAGGAGAAGATCTCGCCGGTTATGATTATATATTTCATTTAGGTATGCCTTCCTCCAGTCCCATGTATAAGGCTAATCCGTTTTTACTTTCCGAAACCGTCAGCGAAGCAGTCTACATGGTGGAGCAGTTAAGAAGTAAAGATTTTAAAGGTAAACTTATATTAGCGTCGTCTTCTTCACTTTACAATGGGAATAGTTTACCGTTCACAGAAGATATGAATATTAAAGTAACAGACTACTACACGGAGTGCAGATACTATATAGAGAGGCTTTTAGAGTTATACAGACAATTATACGGGTTAAAATACGTGGTTTTAAGATTATTCAGCGTCTACGGTCCCCGCGAAGAGTATAAGGGTAGATACGCGAATATGATAACACAGTTTTTATGGTCTATTCTTAAAGGTGAAACCCCAACCATCTACGGTGACGGAGAGCAGACAAGAGATTTTATATACGTGGATGATGTTATAGAAGCTTTTATTCTAGCAGCTGAAAAAGAAGTAGACGGTGAAATCTTCAACATAGGCACAGGAGTGCAAACCAGTTTTAAACAAGTCATAGAAATTTTAAACACGCAATTAAAAACAACTTTAAATCCGCGTTACATAAGTAACCCTATAAAAAATTATGTTCAACACACTTTAGCTGACACTAGGAAAGCTTCTGTAAAATTAGGGTTTAAGCCTAAAGTAGACTTGAAAACTGGAATAAGAAAAATATGCGAGTACTACTCTAATATAAAGCTGAATCTTTAA
- a CDS encoding glycosyltransferase family 2 protein, producing MSLIFYLTGLGEFAWLPAYYLITGFIFICNLVFAFLSNPYIYPVLYVITYISALTAVGTFIATLVWYARVRKKFSSPIKKQGVSSLSLIIVMVVLIGLLQVAMSILQQELMYTISFYLFLVSIIFLGVRTVVNISTSLAYRSQVKAETSQPLVSIIVPAFNEGRIIQETVSSLVELTYPNKEIIVVDDGSTDDTYRLAVEAGRGGNVKIISKPNGGKWSALNKGVEAAQGEIIVCIDADTKLAKDAIEYLVKHFSDSTVGAVAGNVKVGNRDRLITKLQALEYVTSINLQRRGEGYLNKLTVVPGPLGAFRKNVLLKVGLYSPDTFAEDADLTLSILKVGYKIKYEPKALGYTEAPHSFKDLAKQRYRWYRGLLQAMKKHKDMLFKSRYGSAGLFLVPWMFFNGIVFSWFTFITLIWLFILMFNPLSGFVIYRPAPRGPSKEPPRGPPSEVPGGGGGHGHGLTVAPSVGAVPQLVVEVNFFQAIPVIYIFWFFIFMILEIIIALYAVKIDGHEKKKLIAYTVLYKLFYGYFIETIRLLSQLEEELKYPMKWETVKRK from the coding sequence TTGAGTTTAATTTTTTATTTAACTGGTTTAGGGGAATTTGCCTGGCTGCCTGCGTACTATTTAATAACCGGGTTCATATTTATCTGTAATCTAGTTTTCGCCTTTCTATCTAACCCTTATATTTACCCGGTGTTATATGTTATAACTTATATTTCAGCTTTAACAGCTGTGGGAACGTTTATAGCTACACTTGTATGGTATGCCAGGGTTAGAAAAAAATTCTCTTCTCCGATTAAAAAACAGGGGGTGTCATCTCTAAGCTTAATAATCGTTATGGTGGTGTTGATTGGTTTACTGCAAGTTGCTATGTCTATTCTTCAACAAGAGTTAATGTATACTATTTCCTTTTACTTATTTTTGGTCTCGATTATTTTTCTAGGTGTTAGAACAGTTGTTAATATTTCCACCTCTTTAGCTTATAGAAGCCAAGTTAAAGCTGAGACAAGCCAACCATTGGTGTCTATTATTGTACCAGCTTTTAACGAGGGAAGGATCATTCAGGAGACTGTCAGCTCTCTGGTTGAATTAACTTATCCTAATAAGGAGATAATTGTAGTGGATGACGGCTCCACGGATGACACTTACAGGTTAGCTGTTGAAGCGGGAAGAGGGGGGAATGTGAAAATTATATCTAAACCGAACGGGGGTAAGTGGAGCGCCTTAAATAAGGGTGTTGAAGCAGCTCAAGGTGAGATTATTGTATGCATAGACGCTGATACAAAGCTGGCTAAGGATGCTATAGAATATTTAGTTAAACATTTCAGTGACAGCACTGTTGGAGCTGTAGCTGGTAATGTGAAGGTGGGGAACCGGGACCGGTTGATAACTAAACTGCAAGCGCTTGAATATGTTACTAGTATAAATCTTCAGAGAAGGGGGGAAGGCTACTTGAATAAGCTGACGGTGGTCCCTGGGCCTTTAGGAGCTTTCAGGAAAAACGTTCTTTTAAAGGTGGGGTTGTATTCACCGGATACATTCGCTGAAGACGCTGATCTGACTCTGAGTATTTTGAAAGTCGGTTATAAGATAAAATACGAGCCTAAAGCCTTAGGTTACACAGAAGCCCCGCATAGTTTTAAAGATCTTGCCAAGCAACGCTACCGCTGGTATAGAGGTCTTTTACAGGCGATGAAGAAGCATAAAGATATGTTATTCAAGTCTAGATATGGAAGCGCCGGTTTATTTCTAGTTCCATGGATGTTTTTTAACGGGATAGTTTTCTCATGGTTCACTTTCATCACTTTAATATGGCTTTTCATACTTATGTTTAACCCTCTATCCGGGTTTGTTATATACAGACCGGCGCCGCGCGGCCCGTCTAAAGAACCTCCAAGAGGACCCCCGAGCGAGGTGCCCGGCGGCGGTGGAGGGCACGGTCACGGGTTAACTGTAGCCCCCAGTGTAGGTGCTGTTCCCCAGTTAGTGGTGGAGGTGAACTTTTTCCAAGCGATACCTGTAATATACATATTCTGGTTCTTCATATTCATGATATTAGAGATTATTATAGCATTATACGCGGTTAAAATAGACGGACATGAAAAAAAGAAGCTGATCGCTTACACTGTTCTTTATAAACTATTCTACGGGTACTTTATTGAAACAATAAGGCTTCTAAGCCAGCTTGAGGAAGAATTAAAGTATCCTATGAAGTGGGAGACTGTTAAAAGAAAATAA
- a CDS encoding peroxiredoxin, with translation MEKTVSLPLLGEVAPHFEANTTKGPVKFPDDYKGKWVVFFSHPADFTPVCTTEFVAFMKRFEEFKKINCELIGLSIDQIYSHIKWAEWIKQNLKEEIKFPIVADDRGIIAALYGMIHPKKATNTVRAVFIIDPNGIVRAILYYPQELGRNMDEILRAVKALQVADENKVAMPANWPNNEVIGDHVIIPPPSDDKTAAERLQKAKAGGYECFDWWLCHKKLEPKTKK, from the coding sequence GTGGAGAAAACAGTTAGCCTGCCACTTCTAGGAGAGGTGGCTCCTCATTTCGAAGCTAACACTACTAAAGGCCCGGTGAAATTCCCAGACGATTATAAAGGTAAATGGGTTGTGTTCTTCTCCCATCCAGCGGATTTCACACCTGTTTGCACAACCGAGTTTGTAGCCTTCATGAAAAGATTTGAAGAGTTTAAAAAAATAAATTGCGAGTTAATAGGGCTCAGCATAGACCAAATTTATAGCCATATTAAATGGGCGGAGTGGATTAAACAGAATTTAAAAGAGGAGATCAAATTTCCTATTGTAGCTGATGACAGAGGGATAATCGCTGCGCTTTATGGAATGATACACCCTAAGAAAGCGACTAACACGGTTAGAGCGGTGTTCATAATAGATCCGAACGGCATAGTTAGAGCGATATTATATTATCCTCAGGAGCTTGGAAGAAACATGGATGAGATTCTCAGAGCGGTTAAAGCCTTACAAGTAGCGGATGAAAACAAGGTTGCGATGCCAGCGAATTGGCCGAATAACGAAGTTATAGGAGATCATGTGATAATCCCGCCACCTAGTGATGACAAAACTGCAGCGGAAAGACTCCAGAAAGCTAAAGCCGGGGGCTACGAGTGCTTCGACTGGTGGCTGTGCCATAAGAAACTTGAGCCTAAAACTAAAAAATAA